The Opitutus sp. ER46 genome contains the following window.
ATTTCAGCGCGCTCAAGGCCGCCCCGCTCCGCATCGCCGCCCTCGACCTCCCGGTTCCGTTCGCGCCCGAACTGGAGGCCGTTTACCGGCCGACTAAGGACGCGATCGTCGAGCGCATCGCCGCCTGGATGCAGTAAGCGCCCGGCGCCTTCACGATTGCGGATTGCCCAACTTCAGCCACCAAGAGCGAACCGAAGTCCATGGCCTCCCCGAAACGCTCCGCCTCCCGCTCCGCCGCCGCGGCGCCTGCCCGCGCCGATTGGGCGCGCGTCCGCCTGTTCGCGATGGATGTCGATGGCGTGCTCACCGACGGGACCGTCCTGATCTCTTCCGACGGCACCGAGGCAAAGTCGTTCTCCATTCTTGATGGCATGGGCCTGCGCCAGCTCGGGCGCGCCGGCGTGGCCGTGGCGTGGATCAGCGGGCGTCCGTCGAAGGCCACCACCCGCCGCGCCCGGGAGCTTGAGATTCCGTTCCTGATGCAGGGCCGCACCGACAAGCTCACCGCGCTGCTCGAATTGGCGGACGAACTCGGGCTCAAGGCGGCGAACTGCGCCTACATGGGCGATGATGTGATTGACGCGCCCGCGATCGCGTGGGCCGGTGTCGGCATTGCCCCTCCCGGCGCGATGCCCGCGGCGCAGGAAGCGGCCACGTATCTCACCCAGCGCCCGGCCGGGCTGGGCGCAGTGCGCGAGGTGTGCGATCACATCCTGACCGCCCGGTTGCCCCGAGTGGGGAACCGCCAGCAGCGCGCACAGACCAACCGGAAATGACGCCACGCCTCCTTCTCCCGGGCCTGGCGGCGCTGGCGAGCGCCGTGGCCTTTGGCGCGACGCCGCCGGCCGCGAGCCCGAAGTCGGCCCCGGCCAACGCTGCCGCGATCGAGGCCGGCCC
Protein-coding sequences here:
- a CDS encoding HAD-IIIA family hydrolase codes for the protein MASPKRSASRSAAAAPARADWARVRLFAMDVDGVLTDGTVLISSDGTEAKSFSILDGMGLRQLGRAGVAVAWISGRPSKATTRRARELEIPFLMQGRTDKLTALLELADELGLKAANCAYMGDDVIDAPAIAWAGVGIAPPGAMPAAQEAATYLTQRPAGLGAVREVCDHILTARLPRVGNRQQRAQTNRK